A single genomic interval of Pseudorca crassidens isolate mPseCra1 chromosome 19, mPseCra1.hap1, whole genome shotgun sequence harbors:
- the SLC47A2 gene encoding multidrug and toxin extrusion protein 2, with the protein MDGPQDMVPPGRGSRCPALRRLVPVGFGAEARTLVVLSGPLFLFQMLNFMTYVVSSVFCGHLGKVELAAVTLSVAFVNVCGVSIGFGLSSACDTLMSQSFGSPNRKHVGVILQRGALVLLLCCFPCWALFLNTQHILLLCRQDPAVSRLAQEYVHVYIPALPANFLYSLLAKYLQNQGIMWPQVLSGVVGNCVNGLANYILVSVLGLGVRGSACANTVSQFTQAVFLLLCVVKKKLHLDTWAGWSSQCLQGWGPFFRLAVPSMLMTCIEWWAYEIGSFLMGRLSVLDLSAQAIIYEVATVVYMIPMGLSIAVCFRVGTALGAADTVQAKRSAISGTLCTVGTSLVVGTLLSLLRSKLGHIFTNDEEVVALVSKVLPLYVVFHLFEAVCCLYGGVLRGTGRQAFGAVVNAVTYYVIGLPLGIVLTFVVGLGITGLWLGMLACVCLAAAAFVTYTACMDWKRAAEEVQKRVGLPPQAAESTAPSLRPGPERAVVSSVATGSYPGVTLTMYSRPEAHLDLFGTPEAAQPLPAPPGRLSAKQLAIRRGAALGAATGTLVVGLVIRVLTARP; encoded by the exons ATGGACGGCCCCCAGGACATGGTCCCCCCGGGCCGAGGGAGCCGCTGCCCTGCCCTCCGCAGGCTGGTCCCTGTCGGCTTCGGGGCCGAGGCGAGGACGCTCGTTGTCCTTTCTGGACCCCTG TTCCTCTTCCAGATGCTGAACTTCATGACCTACGTCGTGAGCTCGGTGTTCTGCGGACACCTGGGCAAGGTGGAGCTGGCGGCAGTGACCCTCTCGGTGGCC TTCGTCAATGTCTGCGGAGTTTCCATTGGATTTGGCTTGTCCTCGGCCTGTGACACCTTAATGTCCCAG AGCTTCGGCAGCCCCAACAGGAAGCACGTGGGAGTCATCCTGCAGCGCGGCGCGCTGGTTCTGCTGCTCTGTTGCTTTCCCTGCTGGGCGCTCTTCCTCAACACCCAGCATATCCTGCTGCTCTGCAGGCAGGACCCGGCCGTGTCCAG GCTGGCCCAGGAGTACGTGCATGTTTACATCCCAGCGCTCCCG GCAAATTTTCTTTACAGCCTGCTGGCCAAATATCTACAAAATCAG GGCATCATGTGGCCCCAGGTCCTCAGCGGCGTCGTGGGCAACTGCGTCAACGGGCTGGCCAACTACATCCTGGTTTCCGTGCTGGGCCTGGGGGTCAG GGGCTCGGCCTGTGCCAACACGGTCTCCCAGTTCACGCAGGCCGTCTTCCTGCTGCTCTGCGTCGTGAAGAAGAAGCTGCACCTGGACACGTGGGCAG GCTGGTCCAGCCAGTGCCTGCAGGGCTGGGGCCCCTTCTTCCGCCTGGCCGTGCCCAGCATGCTCATGACTTGCATTGAGTGGTGGGCCTACGAGATCGGGAGCTTCCTCATGG GCCGGCTCAGCGTGCTCGACCTCTCTGCGCAGGCCATCATCTACGAGGTGGCCACTGTCGTCTACATG ATTCCCATGGGGCTCAGCATCGCAGTCTGTTTCCGAGTGGGGACGGCCCTGGGAGCCGCAGACACCGTGCAAGCCAAGCGATCTGCCATCTCAGGCACCCTCTGCACAG TTGGCACCTCGCTGGTCGTGGGCACCCTGTTGAGCCTCCTGAGGAGTAAACTGGGCCACATCTTTACCAATGACGA GGAAGTGGTCGCCTTGGTCAGCAAGGTCCTGCCGCTTTACGTCGTCTTCCACCTGTTTGAGGCAGTCTGT TGTCTCTACGGTGGGGTCCTGAGAGGGACCGGCAGGCAGGCCTTCGGGGCCGTCGTGAACGCCGTCACGTACTACGTCATCGGCCTCCCGCTGGGCATCGTGCTGACCTTCGTGGTCGGGCTGGGGATCACGG GCCTCTGGCTGGGCATGCTGGCCTGTGTCTGCCTGGCCGCCGCGGCCTTCGTCACCTACACCGCCTGCATGGACTGGAAGCGGGCTGCGGAGGAG GTGCAGAAACGTGTGGGGCTGCCGCCCCAGGCCGCTGAGAGCACAGCCCCCAGCCTCAGACCCGGGCCTGAGAGAGCGGTCGTATCTTCAG TGGCTACGGGCAGCTACCCTGGCGTGACCCTGACAATGTACTCAAGGCCCGAGGCCCATCTGGACCTCTTCGGGACTCCAGAAGCAGCCCAACCCCTGCCAGCTCCCCCTGGCAGACTGTCGGCCAAACAGCTGGCCATCCGCCGAGGGGCTGCTCTGGGGGCAGCGACGGGCACGCTGGTGGTGGGGCTTGTCATCAGGGTCCTGACTGCCAGGCCCTAG